From Asterias rubens chromosome 3, eAstRub1.3, whole genome shotgun sequence, the proteins below share one genomic window:
- the LOC117287844 gene encoding multiple epidermal growth factor-like domains protein 10, protein MLYQTVVTVCCCLIAVNLQSCDARTCSRRVRYRIYERVSVRRSRQQRYTTRCELFGWKRCSRYRATYSTGYETDYSYTSYTSYYCCNGWRGGGCSQPI, encoded by the exons ATGTTGTACCAGACTGTAGTGACCGTTTGTTGCTGTCTAATTGCCGTCAACCTTCAAAGCTGTGATGCCCGCACATGTTCCAGAAGAGTAAG ATACAGAATATACGAAAGGGTATCAGTAAGAAGGAGCAGACAGCAAAGATACACAACAAGATGTGAATTATTTGGTTGGAAAAGATGCAGCAGATATCG GGCAACGTATTCAACTGGATATGAAACTGATTACAGTTATACTAGCTACACAAGTTACTACTGCTGCAACGGATGGCGAGGTGGCGGCTGTTCTCAAC CAATTTGA